The genomic DNA ATCGCAGGGCAGACCAATCTTCTCGCGCTCAACGCGACGATCGAAGCGGCAAGAGCGGGCGAGTCCGGGCGCGGCTTCGCGGTGGTCGCGTCCGAGGTCAAGGCCCTGGCCGCGCAGACGGCGAAGGCGACCGGCGAGATCGCACAGCAGATCACCGGCATCCAGTCGGCGACCCAGGAATCCGTCACGGCCATCCGCGACATCGGCGGCACCATCGCGCGGCTGTCCGAAATCGCTGCAGCCATTGCCGCGGCGGTGGAGGAGCAGGGCGCGGCGACGCAGGAGATCACGCGCAACGTCCAGCAGGCGGCCAAGGGTGCGCAGCAGGCCTCGACCAATGTCGGCGAGGTCGAGCGGGGAGCCGCCGAGACCGGCGCGTCGTCCTCGCAAGTCTTGTCGGCGGCGCAGATGCTGTCGCGCGACTCCAATCGTCTCAAGCTCGAGGTGTGCAAGTTCCTGAACGCGGTCCGCGCCGCCTGAGACAGGCTGGTGCATGGCTGTGATGTCGATTTTGCAGTGCGGTAGCAGGGAAGTGAAGGCAGGATAGTTCTGGTTATTAGCGTTTCCGGCGGTGCTCCGGTAAAGGGAAATGGGGATCGCCGTGGGGGCGGCTTCCGTAGTCTCATTTGACCTGGAATTGCCTGGCGCATGATTGCTCTGGTCCGTATTGCCCTGAGTCGGCCGTATACGTTCGTCGTGCTCGCGCTCCTGCTGCTGATCATCGGACCGCTGGCGGCGCTGCGGACGCCGACCGACATCTTCCCTGACATCCGCATTCCCGTGATCGGCGTGGTCTGGCAGTACACCGGCCTGCCGCCCGACCAGATGTCCGGCCGCATCACCACGCCGTTCCAGCGCGCGCTGACGACGACCGTCAACGACATCGAGCACATCACCGCCAACTCCTACAACGGCTTTGGCATCATCAAGATCTTCTTCCAGCCCAACGTCGACATCCGCACCGCCAATGCGCAGGTCACCGCGATCTCGCAGACGCTGCTCAAGCAGATGCCGCCAGGCGCGACGCCACCCTTGATCCTGAACTACTCGGCCTCCACCGTGCCGATCATCCAGGTGGCGCTGTCGGGCGATGGCCTGACCGAGCAGAACCTCGCCGACATCGGCATCAACCAGCTGCGCACGCCGCTGGTCACCGTGCCCGGCGCGGCGATCCCCTATCCGTTCGGCGGCAAGCAGCGCCAGGTCCAGATCGATCTCGATCCCACCGCGCTCCAGGCCCGCGGGCTATCCGGCCAGGACGTCGCCAACGCGCTGGCCGCGCAAAACCTGATCACGCCGGTCGGCACCCAGAAGATCGGCCAGTTCGAATACAACATCCAGCTCAACAATTCGCCGCTGAAGATCGACGAGCTCGGCAACCTTCCAATCAAGACCGTCAACGGCGCCATGGTCTATGTGCGCGACGTTGCGAGCGTACGCGACGGCAATCCGCCGCAGACCAACATCGTCCATGTCGACGGCAACCGCTCGGTGCTGATGATGGTGCTGAAGGCGGGCGCGACCTCGACGCTCGACATCATCGCCGGCATCAAGCAGAAGGTGATTGACGTCAAGGACCAGCTCCCCGACGCGCTGAAGATCGGCTTCATCGGCGACCAGTCGGTGTTCGTCCGCGGCGCGATTCAAGGCGTCGCGGTCGAGGGCGTGATCGCGGCGCTGCTGACCAGCGTCATGATTCTGCTGTTCCTCGGCAGCTGGCGTTCGACCATCATCATCGCGGTCTCGATCCCGCTCTCGGTGCTGGGCGCCATCATCATGCTGTCGGCGATCGGCGAGACGCTGAACATCATGACGCTTGGCGGCCTCGCGCTCGCGGTCGGCATCCTCGTCGACGACGCCACCGTGACCATCGAGAACATCAACTACCATTTGGAGCAGGGCAAGCCGGTCGAGCAGTCGATCCTCGACGGCGCCAACCAGATCGTGACGCCGGCCTTCGTGTCGCTGCTCTGCATCTGCATCGTGTTCGTCCCGATGTTCTTCCTCAGCGGCGTCGCGCGCTTCCTGTTCGTGCCGATGGCGGAAGCCGTTATGTTCGCGATGATCTGGTCGTTCATCCTGTCGCGCACGCTGGTGCCGACCATGGCGAACTATCTGTTGCAGCCGCATGTCCACCACGAGGGCGCCCCGCCGAAATCGCGCAATCCGCTGGTCTGGTTCCAGCGCGGCTTCGAGGCGCGGTTCGAGCGCATCCGCGGCGGCTACCATGATTTCCTCGGCCTTGCGCTGGCCCACCGTGCGGTGTTCGTGATCGGCTTCCTCTGCGTGGTCGGCGCGTCCTTCGCGCTGGTGCCGTTCCTGGGGCGCAACTTCTTTCCCGCGGTCGATGCCGGCAACATCCTGATGCATGTCCGCACCCAGGTCGGCACCCGCGTCGAGGAGACCGCCAACCAGCTCGCCGACGTGCAGAAGGCGGTGCGCAAGCTGATCCCGGGCGAGATCGAGACCATGACCGACAACATCGGCATGCCGATCTCCGGCATCAACATGACCTACAACAACACCGGCGTGATCGGCCCGCAGGACGGCGACATCCAGATCAAGCTGAAGGAGGGCCACAAGCCGACCGAAGAGCATGTGCGCGTGCTGCGCGAGCAATTGCCGCGGTTGTTCCCCGGCGTCAGCTTCGCCTTCTTGCCGGCCGACATCGTCAGCCAGATCCTGAATTTCGGCGCGCCGGCGCCGATCGACCTGCAGATTCGCGGCGCCAATCTCGCCGCCAACTTCGCTTACGCCAACTCCCTGCTGGCAAAGGTCCGCAGGATCCCGGGCGTGGCCGACGCGCGGATCCAGCAATCGCCGAACGCGCCGACCTTCAACATCGACGTCGATCGCACCCGCGCGCAATATGTCGGCCTGACCGAGCGCGACGTCACCAACAGCCTCGTGGTCAATCTCGCGGGATCCTCGCAGGTCGCGCCGACCTATTACCTCAATCCCGACAACGGCGTGTCCTATTCGATCGTGATGCAGACGCCGCAATACCAGATCGACTCGCTCAGCGCGCTGCAGACGCTGCCGATCACAGCCGCGGGCAATGCGCAGTCGCCGATCCTCGGCGGCATCGCCGACATCAGGCGCTCGGCCTCGAGCGCGGTGGTCTCGCAATACGATATCCAGTCGATGGTGCAGATCTTTGCGACCACCTCGGGCCGCGACCTCGGCGCAGTCGCCGCCGACATCCGCCAGGTGATCGCGGATACGGCCAAAGAGGTGCCGAAAGGCTCCTCAGTGGTGCTGCTCGGACAGGTGCAGACCATGAACAGCGCCTTCACCGGCCTGTTGTTCGGGCTGCTCGGTGCTGTCGTGCTGATCTATTTCCTGATCGTGGTGAACTTCCAGTCTTGGTCCGATCCTTTCGTGATCATCACGGCGTTGCCGGCTGCGCTCGCCGGCATCGTCTGGATGCTGTTCACGACCGGGACCACGCTGTCGGTCCCCGCGCTGACGGGCGCCATCATGTGCATGGGCGTTGCCACCGCCAACAGCGTGCTCGTGATTTCGTTTGCGCGCGAGCGCTACGAGGCGCTCGGCGATCCCATTGCCGCCGCGCTCGAGGCCGGCTTCGTGCGGTTCCGCCCGGTGCTGATGACCGCGCTCGCCATGATCATCGGAATGGCGCCGATGGCGCTGGGGCTGGGCGAGGGCGGCGAGCAGAATGCGCCGCTTGGCCGC from Bradyrhizobium sp. CCBAU 53351 includes the following:
- a CDS encoding efflux RND transporter permease subunit; translation: MIALVRIALSRPYTFVVLALLLLIIGPLAALRTPTDIFPDIRIPVIGVVWQYTGLPPDQMSGRITTPFQRALTTTVNDIEHITANSYNGFGIIKIFFQPNVDIRTANAQVTAISQTLLKQMPPGATPPLILNYSASTVPIIQVALSGDGLTEQNLADIGINQLRTPLVTVPGAAIPYPFGGKQRQVQIDLDPTALQARGLSGQDVANALAAQNLITPVGTQKIGQFEYNIQLNNSPLKIDELGNLPIKTVNGAMVYVRDVASVRDGNPPQTNIVHVDGNRSVLMMVLKAGATSTLDIIAGIKQKVIDVKDQLPDALKIGFIGDQSVFVRGAIQGVAVEGVIAALLTSVMILLFLGSWRSTIIIAVSIPLSVLGAIIMLSAIGETLNIMTLGGLALAVGILVDDATVTIENINYHLEQGKPVEQSILDGANQIVTPAFVSLLCICIVFVPMFFLSGVARFLFVPMAEAVMFAMIWSFILSRTLVPTMANYLLQPHVHHEGAPPKSRNPLVWFQRGFEARFERIRGGYHDFLGLALAHRAVFVIGFLCVVGASFALVPFLGRNFFPAVDAGNILMHVRTQVGTRVEETANQLADVQKAVRKLIPGEIETMTDNIGMPISGINMTYNNTGVIGPQDGDIQIKLKEGHKPTEEHVRVLREQLPRLFPGVSFAFLPADIVSQILNFGAPAPIDLQIRGANLAANFAYANSLLAKVRRIPGVADARIQQSPNAPTFNIDVDRTRAQYVGLTERDVTNSLVVNLAGSSQVAPTYYLNPDNGVSYSIVMQTPQYQIDSLSALQTLPITAAGNAQSPILGGIADIRRSASSAVVSQYDIQSMVQIFATTSGRDLGAVAADIRQVIADTAKEVPKGSSVVLLGQVQTMNSAFTGLLFGLLGAVVLIYFLIVVNFQSWSDPFVIITALPAALAGIVWMLFTTGTTLSVPALTGAIMCMGVATANSVLVISFARERYEALGDPIAAALEAGFVRFRPVLMTALAMIIGMAPMALGLGEGGEQNAPLGRAVIGGLIFATFATLMFVPVVFSMVHKKQGAKVAAPLETSHVAY